Proteins encoded within one genomic window of Theobroma cacao cultivar B97-61/B2 chromosome 7, Criollo_cocoa_genome_V2, whole genome shotgun sequence:
- the LOC18593635 gene encoding putative disease resistance RPP13-like protein 1 gives MAEAIPYGTVSNILSKLVWLAGQELGFIFGLNTDLEKLQETLSTINAVLRDAEEKQESNHAVDNWIIRLQDVVFDAEDLLDEFDYAILRQKVRPRGQMEVLPDAIVKLHKLQTLLLYDCRKLKELPRDIRQLISLEYLNIDQCNGLQYLPKGLGELTSLQTLHRFIVNSFSTAATLNELRDLDDLGNYLSIENLDDVKNVELESMEANLKTKKRLQSLKLDWWTYPRGDDKKDELLLDNLQPHPNLKKLELQLPTPATLASSFISPVSYS, from the exons ATGGCAGAAGCAATTCCATATGGAACGGTCAGTAACATCTTGTCCAAGTTGGTGTGGCTTGCTGGGCAAGAGCTTGGCTTTATTTTCGGGCTGAATACTGATCTGGAGAAGCTTCAAGAGACTCTCAGCACCATAAACGCCGTCCTTCGTGATGCTGAGGAGAAACAGGAGAGCAACCATGCCGTGGACAACTGGATAATTCGGCTGCAAGATGTTGTCTTTGATGCAGAGGACTTGCTGGACGAATTTGACTATGCGATCCTGCGCCAGAAGGTGCGTCCTCGGGGACAG ATGGAAGTGCTCCCGGATGCAATAGTCAAATTGCACAAGTTGCAAACTCTATTACTCTATGATTGCAGGAAGCTTAAAGAGTTACCAAGAGATATACGACAATTGATTAGTTTGGAATATCTCAATATTGATCAGTGCAATGGACTACAGTACTTGCCAAAAGGGTTAGGGGAATTGACTTCGCTACAAACATTGCATAGATTTATTGTGAATAGTTTCTCAACTGCAGCCACGTTGAATGAGTTGAGGGACCTAGATGACCTTGGAAACTACTTAAGCATTGAAAACTTAGATGATGTGAAGAATGTGGAATTAGAATCTATGGAGGCAAATTTAAAGACAAAGAAGCGGCTTCAGTCTTTGAAATTAGATTGGTGGACCTATCCACGAGGGGACGATAAAAAGGACGAGTTGTTGTTGGATAATCTTCAGCCACATCCTAATTTGAAAAAGCTGGAG TTACAATTGCCAACACCTGCCACCCTTGCATCATCTTTCATCTCTCCAGTGTCTTATTCTTGA